Within the Nicotiana tabacum cultivar K326 chromosome 11, ASM71507v2, whole genome shotgun sequence genome, the region GTAGGAGGTTAACAGATGACTTGGGAGTTGTGTATCGTACAGTAGTATTTATACCTCCAATTTTGAATGTATTCTTGTCGAGGAAAATGCTACTCGGACAAAATCTATATCAAGACATCCTAGTTATTCTAGATAAATGCAAGAGTCTTGCTCTACTCAAGCAATTGCAAGGCCATCTCATTACCACTGGTCATGGCCAAACGCAGCTTTATGCGTTCAAGCTTGTTCGTTTCTGCACCATCACTCTCTCAAACCTCCATTATGCTCGCTTAATCTTCAAATACCTTAATTTTCCCAATGTTTACCTTTATACTGCGATGATTACTGCATACACTTCCGTTCAAGATCATACATCATCTCTTTTGTTATACCGTGGAATGGTTCGTAATGGCTTGTCAAGGCCTAACCATTTTGTATTCCCTATAATCTTAAAGTCTTTCCCTGAAGTTATAAAGTCTTATGGGATTGAAATGGCGCATACCCATATTGACAAAATGGGTTTTGGAAAATGCCCTGTTGTTCAGACAGCTCTATTGGATGCTTATTCAAGGTCTTCGTCTGATATTAAAGTTGCACGGCAACTGTTTGATGAAATTACTGACAGGAATGTGGTTTCATGGACTGCGATGATATCAGGATATACTAGAGTTGGGCAAATGGGGGATGCTATTTTGCTTTTTGAAGAAACTCCTCAGTGTGTAAGAGACACTCCCTCGTGGAATTCCATAATTGCGGGGTGTACACAAAATGGGCTGTTTTCTGAGGCCATTTCATTTTTAAGAAGAATGATAGTTGAGGAAGGTATGGTTCAATGGAATAAGCCTAATGATGTTACATTTGCGTGTGTACTTGCTGCTTGTGGGCATACCGGAATGCTTCAGCTCGGAAAATGCATTCATGGGTATGTGTATCGGAATAGTGTTCATTTGAATTCACTTACTTTGAATGCTCTCATTGATATGTATGGTAAATGCGGGAGCTTGAGAGAAGCAAGATATCTTTTTGATAAGGCTAATAGGGGGAGTTTGACATGTTGTAATTCTATGATCAATTGTTTGGCCCTTCAAGGTCATTGGGAAGGTGCTATTGGAGTTTTTAAAGATATGTTGCAACATGGCGATGATTTAAAACCTGATTCAGTGACTTTTATTGGCTTGTTGAATGCTTGTACTCATGGAGGGTTGGTTCAAGAGGGGCTTAGTTATTATGACTTAATGACTAGGATATACGGAATTACTCCTGAAATTGAGCATTATGGGTGTTTAGTTGATCTTCTTGGTCGAGCAGGTCGGTTTGAGGAAATTATGGAAATTGTTAGAAATATGCACATAACTCCAGATGCTGTTATATGGGGTACCTTGCTTAACGGCTGCAAAATTCATGGGCGTATTGACTTGGCTGAATATGCACTGAAAAACTTGATTAGTATTGATCCAAATAATGGTAGTTATTACTCTATGCTGGCTAATTTATATGGGGAGTTGGGGAAGTGGGAAGAGGTTCGAAAAATAAGGAAGATCCTAAATCAGCAGAATGCTTATAAAGCTCGTGGTTGCAGTTGGATTGAGCTTGATAGCCAAGTTCATCAATTCTATTCAGTAGACAAATCTCACCCTAGAATGGAAGAGATATACTCAGTTTTGGAATATTTGGTTGATGCGCATTAGTATGTACCTTGCTGGCTTTAATGCTTGGTTGATGCGAATTATTATGTACCTTGCTGCTTTATTCTTTCCTAAGAAATTCTCATTTCCATATCCCTCTTATTATCATGATCTAATTTGATTTGGAATTCCTGAACACCAGTTGTTTCTTGATCTTTGACCTGTGCTGGTGTGTATGAAGCTTAGAGCATCCATGGTTTGTCTGGATCTTAACAATCAAGAGTTAAGAAATCATTGGTGGAACACTTTTCTGTTACTCTCTTCAAATCGAGCTTGAAGATAGTGTTATTTACTCTCTGCAGAGGACCTTCAAATTATGGAGTTATTCTAAGCTGCACAGAAAGAATGTACTGCTTATGATCTGAAAGAAAGAGGCAACTTGTTTTGGGGCACAAGAAATTGGAGCATAAACTTTCTCTTGTGAGATAtgtttgaaagaaaagttgaagattCTCCGAAGTCTTAAATTATGTAGCCTCGGGGACTGTATGTTGAGGTCATGTGATAAATTCCTTTTTTTGAGCAACCTATTGGGAAGACAATAAAACCATCACTAGAAGCAAGTCGGTGTAAAGTAGGAATGCTCATTAATAACCAGTAAAAACGAGAAAATAAGGCAAAGACCGGGCAAAATAGATTCTAATCAAATTGAAGTGGTTTAGTAAATTGCGGCGTAAATAATTTTGTTATGCAGTCGTACACTTGTTACAATGATTTATCTTTTTTCCAAAACTCTAATACTATTATCTTCTTTATCGCTTAAGTCTGACAACTTTTAACTAGTGGTGCATGCAATTGTTTGACCAAATCAAGAGACTAGAAGGAAGGACCGGCTCGTTGCTGACTATACCTCGAATCACATGTCCGATATTTGCTAAGCACCTCTCGGTACTTTGCTGGTACCGATATCCGGATATGCACAAGAAGTATAAAAGTCTAGTACGAGCACAACTgacccaatatactcaataaaTGTCGAGCCTGATCCCGacaaaatagtgacgaggctaagataaGACACCTACAATAAACCTGTACAGTAATATATCAAGAAGTAACGAAATAACATATAGATTATCAAATATAACAACATGATATTGACAAGTGAAAGGGATAATAAGTGCACTAGTAAAGGGGCATAAAACAACAACATAAAGTAAAGTTGCACTGAGTAAGCTTCTTTCAAAAGTAAATAACCAGATCACAAAGCCAAGTAATATCAAAGTAAGGAGCAATGAAATTAacaaaattgcacggcatcacccttcgcgcttttaCTTTCATCGTCATATTATAATATAAAACTAATTGCATgtcattacccttcgtgcttttactctcatcctcacattataaaataataacaattgcaTGACATccctcttcgtgcttttactctcattcacACATTATAAAGTAATACCAAGCACGGAAATACGCTTCGTGCATATCCTCATGTTCACTcaagcaataatatcaatatataaataatacacaaaaatacccTTCGTGCACAATCACTTTTCCTCACAAGCGCAATAACAcctttcatgcatttcactcttcctcactaAGAAATCACATACAACACATTACCAAGCAAGATGGGAAGCAAATTCACCATCAATAATAGTATTTGAACACAACTCATCATGTGagaatttttcaacaattagtacCTACAACAAATAAACAATTCAACGATCTCAACACCGAATATCTCGATAATATCAACTTAGGAGATAACATAAATACGAGAAATTAAAGAATTACACAATCTATCTCAAGCATGAAAGAcataatacataaatatcatGGAACAAATAAGGCTAATTCTACCTGCATGCTTATTCCACGACCAACGCATATACACTAGTTACCTTGCATATACGCCGCCTCCAACACATAAATCACCTAGCAAAAAGACTTGATTCTATCATATTTACCTTAAATCAAGATTAACCTAGACACTTACTgcgacgacccggccagtcatcttatgagttaccactctatttttcccatttctacttcttattgctttatgTATCgattctatatgtgatcgggttggttggctcggaaaggatttggtaaggtttgagacacttagtctcttttgaggaagcttaagttggaaaagtcaaccagttgaagccccatgagaagaactaccccgttcatgatttggagttggctgccattgttcacgcattgaagatttggaggtattacttgtatggtgtgtcttgtgaggtgtttacagatcatcgtagcctccagcacttgttcaagcagaaggatctcaatttgaggcagcagaggtggttggagttgcttaaggattatgatatcactatattataccattcgtggaagaccaatgtggtggccgatgctttgatctgaaaggcggtgagtatggggagtttggcatacattccagttgaggagagacctcttgcagttgatgttcataccttggccaatcggttcgtgaagttagatatttcggagcccagtcgtgtATTGGCTTGTGTTGTTTCTCGgccttccttatatgatcgcatcagagagcgccagtatgatgatctgcatttgcttgtccttaaggacaaagttcagcacgatgatgccagagatgtcactattggtaatgatggggtgttgaggatgcagggccggatatgtgtgcccaaatgtgaatgggcttcaggagttgattctggaggaggcccatacctcgtggtattccattcatccgggtgcctcgaagatgtattaggatctgagacatcattattggtggaggagaatgaagaaagacattgtgtgATTTGTAGCttagtgtctcaattgtcagcaggttaaatatgagcatcagagaccgggtggcttgctttagcagatggatattccatagtggaagtgggagaggatcactatggactttgtagttgaacttccacggactttgaaatAGTTatatgctatttgggtaattgtggatcagctgaccaagtccacgcacttcattcctgtgtgtactacttattcttcagagcggttggtagagatctatatcccgaagattgttcgtttgcatggtgtcccagtttccatcatttcagataggggcactaaGTTtgcttcacagttttggaggtctgtgcagcgagagttgggtactcagattgagttgagcacaacttttcaccttcagacggacgggtagtccgggcgcactattcaaatattggaggacatgttgcgtgcttgtgtcattgatttcggagggtcatgggattagtttctaccgcttgtagagtttgcttataataacagctaccaatcgagtattcagatggctccatatgaggctttatatgggaggcaatgtagatctctagttggttggtcgggtaaggctaggctattggggacagacttggtgcaggatgctttagaaaatgtgaaggtaattcaggagaggctccATACcgtgcagtcgaggcaaaagagttatgctggtaggaaggtttgggatgtgtcctacatggtcggtgagaaagttatgttgaaggtttcgcccatgaaaggtgttatgagatttgggaagaaagggaaattgagtcctcggttcattgggccttttgaggtgcttcagaggattgaggaagtggcttatgagcttgctttgccacccaacttgtcgagtgtgcatccggtatttcatgtttctatgctacgaaagtatattggagatccgtctcatgttctggatttcagcacggttcaattggatggtgatttgacttatgatgtggagccagtagctattttggagcatcaggttcgaaagttgagatcaaaggatatagcttcagtgaaagtgcagtggagaggtcagcccgtggaggaggctacctaggagactgagtgggagatgcagagcaaatatcctcacctgtttgaggcttcatgtATGTTTCTTGGCTCATTCTAGGACGAACGttttttaagttggggaggatatgatgaccgggtcagtcgtctcatgagttaccactccgttttccctatttctgcttcttaatGTTTTGcgtatcggttctatatgtgatcgggttggttggctcggattcagaaaggatttggtaaggtttgagacacttagtctcttttgaggaagcttaaattggaaaagtcaatcggatgttgacttatgtgttagagggctcagatgtgagttatgatggttcggatagcttcgggaggtgatttgggacttagaagcgtgattgGAGTGTATTTttgaggtccggagtagatttaggcatgagttggcgaagttggtattttggcgattttcggttgataggcgagattttgatatagtggtcggaatggaattccgagagttgcagtagttccgttgtgtcatttgggatgtgtgtgcaaaatttcaggtcattcggacgtggtttggttgggtttttgatcaaaagcgtaatttagaagatttttggaaacttaggcttgaatctgatgtgttttggctGATTtaatgttatttgaggtgttttgaagattggtataagtttgaataaggttatggaatatgtttgtgcttttggttgaggtcccgggggcctcggggtgatttcggatggttgacagagagTTTGGAATTTGTGGTGAAGCTGCAGATTTTTTGCTTATGTTGTTTCCACATCTACGGATTGGGGACCGTTGGTGCAATGCCGCAGATGCGATGAaaggggccgcagaagcggaaaggagcTAGGAAGgctgtgaccgcagaagcggttggtgaaccgcacctgcgatggcgcatgtGCGACTTGTGCATCGCAGATGCAATTTTGGCCGTTTAAGTGAAAATTGCAGAAGCGGTTCAAGGACCGCAAATGCagtaccgcagatgcgaaatccctaggccagaaggtataaattgtttccttcgtggtttttgagctattccatcatttctaagtcggctttagagctttttggatgattttgaagaaggatttcaaggggacttcattgaggtaaggattttggacctaaaacgcgttcttatggtattatttcacggattaaagctataattaatggaatttaagggttaaaattggggaaactagggcttggtattggagacctagacttgaggatatGAGGgaccaattatggtcggattttggtacttttgacatgtatgaactcgtggggagataaggaacctattgatgtgaattttatcgaattatgagacgtgggcccaggggtcgggttttggtaatttcgggatttaagttgtaaattaattatttttgcttggacttcgttcccttagcatattttgatgtcgtgattctgattttggatagatttgacgcgagtggaggcggattcgaggggcaaaagcgtcgcgggctagagtttggaccggtttgaggtgagtaatgattgtaaatgatgttctgagggtatgaaaccccggattgtacatcgttgtgctacattgaggtgacgcacacgctagatgacgagcgtggggtcatgcactgttggggattgtgacttagtccatcccgaaagactattttaccgcgtatttaattgaaaattgttttctatcatcatgttttgggctgaacgccatatttgggcctcgtgccaactatttgagcccttaggggatttttattgatattttctcactgttttgactttatacttgaactcaatcatgctatattctactgttttcaaaactcagccatgtttactctactttaacacttaaaatgatattttgggctgagcaccatgttttactattgcctgagtggcttttgagattctgactgagtaaggccgagagcctatgttgtaaggaaacacctgattatgattatgaggtcgatgacctgagatttgtacgccacgagatggcttgttgatatgagaccgagagcctagtgatgatgccacgagatggcttgatattgtgcttgggctatAAGGGGCCTCTCTAGGAgtgtgcacacccccagtgagcgcaggtacctagtgTGATGTGatagatagcccgaggggctgatgttgttctatGATATTGCCTGCAGGGCAATCCTTTACgtgtttatctttcatatctGCCTGTCACTTgattgcttaattgttaaaaaggcatttttaTGAAGTCTTAAACTGAACTCAGTAATTTTTCACATCTTTACTGCTTCACTGTTTTTACCAGATTTTTACTACTTCCTTATAGCCTGttatgtgccttacgtgttttcttgctcttagtctttattgatgattattactcactgagttagagtactcactttactccctgcaccccgtgtgtagATTCTGGCATTATTGATCCTGCTAGCACGAGTTGAGAGCTTCCGGTAGACtttggagttcacgaggtagctgcttggcattcgCAATCCtgtgtttctccccctttatctcatttctatctctttttcaGTTATTCTGTAATAGCTTGGTAGGCATTTTTAGACTTGTGGtgtattgatagatgctcatgactagtgacacacCAGTATCAGGCTGTGTTGGATTTTATTTTTCTGCAAACTATAATGTtcactgcttacttttggattatttactacgttttagacttaattcttattgtttaatttcttaaaactgaaatggaaaaGTGTCGGCTTGCCTTGTCTTCATGTGAGGTGCCATTACGACCGGgtccgagtttagggtcgtgacacttacctctttccggAACACAATCAATAATCCGACATGacttttcctttagaacaagcctccaaatcaATCGACCAGTCAAATATtattcaaacaagtcaaaacCTCTATTTTAAAAGGCAGAATTGGGACTCGTCCGGGCTCGCCTTGGGGCGGAGCACTCGTAAGATGCCCCTGGGCTTATGTGTGGGGCTTAGTTCCATGAGACTTACGCCTCGGCCATCGGGGCTTACACCCCGGACACACCCAACGCCCAGAGTACTGAGCTCGCCTAATAGAACTTTATGCAATTGTACGTAACTAACCttttaaatcctcaaattttcttaataaatcgttgactattcaaaattactttttattaatgataattcattaagttgagagtattttatgtcataattaaaacaaaaattattGCACATTATCCATTGAGACTGCTATGATAGTAAAGtttaaataaatctttcatttaaaaaattatttatttattaacttttgttatgtctttactatataatagtccataatttttttataattatttttcaaaatattatttttttcatgtttgcgagatacaatacttattaatttaatagctcagtattagctaataactatttacaaataatttattaTCATGGTATtgtatggtgaattatgtgtcactttattaacttgttgaaacttaaaaataaatgatgctagagaatcatttttaaattgtgaattatgtttttatataaattctcttCCAAATAAaaagcatattaaataaaagaagtattttaagtaaaatatcaaattataatatcgAAATTCTTTGAAGATTCATTACTCCTGAAGAGATACATATAAGATTTCGTATCGAATACATTACTTTAGATGTTTGAGTTGTAGCGACGTTGcagctaatttgcatattatgatatttgtcatacttttcgtattattcgtagttgaattataatttgtaaatattttaaatagattatttgttataattttgtgattttgatgtaatttttataattattttttttattttatactatcttaaaattcttgaaattagtaaaatttaaagatcCGTGGGACTTACGCCCCATTTCTCAGGGCTTACGCCTCGCCTCGTAAGTGTAACGATACGACtagttattttgagcatttgcacttcgctcgccagttctcgggtatgactagccccgtatgatgtattatgacatatgtaaatcgtcggttttggttttcaggataatcagaatagatttggaagaacaattctcagcttgaagctttaaattttaaaggtttgaccaaattttgactttttagtattcgatctagGATTTGGATttctatgatttggttagctccgttaggtgattttgaacttgggagcgcgtacggaatgtattttggagatcaatggtagatttaggctcgaattggcaaaataaaaaatttggcatttttcggtcggcactggaaattttgatatcggggtcggaatggaattccagaaattggagtaagtccgttgtgtcatttttgacgtgtgtgcatgtcacgacccggatttcccaccctcgggagtcgtgatggaggctactcgtagaagctaggcaagccatgaacttagaaatcattaactcctttattttaaaacttcttaCCAATTATATTAACAAGGAAATAAACAGTTAGATAACAACGGAATATGAAAtttagcggaagtcttaaataaatagaaaacaaaaatgtCTCAAAGACCATCACGTGCCTCtaccagaacctggtgtcacaacatccacggactactaagagtactaaatacaaccattTGAAAGGAATATAGCACTGTTTGtttcgaatacatgagataacagaatatgaaataagatagaggagacgccgggcttGCGGAcacctgcaaggctacctcagtgtctcggtggactgaaggctggctcccgagctactgctgctgaccaagtactgctccggtatctgcacagagtgcagagtgtagtatcagcacaaccgaccccatgtgctggtaagtgcctggcctaaccccgatgaGGTAGTGataaggctaggaccagactccagataaacctgtgcagttatataatatacaacggaaatataaacaggtaataacaatttaaaagggagtgggaaacatgcttcggggaaacataccaattctatcagaaacttaataaagtatgaaagaacacTCGATGTCTACAATCAATACGATAACaatactgttgtggcgtgcaacccgatccaatataatatccgttgcggagtgcaacccgatccatatatgtaactgttgcggcatgcaacccgatccaatataatatctgttgcagcgtgcaacccgatccacatatataactgttgcggcgtgcaacccgatccacatatataattgttgcggcgtgcaacccgatccattatatacaatcaacaataatcataattaaccgtCGCGACAAGGGAGAAACAACCATAACCAAAcctgttccaacatctaactatctcaactataactcaactagtttcaacatctaactacctcagctataactaaacttgttacaacacctaacacgaagaatcatcaacttaagcgtccataatatcaattaagaacaccatgtaagggaacctcaactcaacaatagcccggcaagggtgcaacataatgatctcttctctttctcacttttacttcacaattcactgcacaactcgagccaatgctctaaggtttcgattatcacttatactttcacgattcgttatacaactggagccaacgctcctcaatgttcataggtcacaattctttccacaactttacacaataaATAGagatcttcaccaaggcatgaataatacaacgagatcatgaaaatcacaagat harbors:
- the LOC107816437 gene encoding pentatricopeptide repeat-containing protein At1g33350-like, producing MLLGQNLYQDILVILDKCKSLALLKQLQGHLITTGHGQTQLYAFKLVRFCTITLSNLHYARLIFKYLNFPNVYLYTAMITAYTSVQDHTSSLLLYRGMVRNGLSRPNHFVFPIILKSFPEVIKSYGIEMAHTHIDKMGFGKCPVVQTALLDAYSRSSSDIKVARQLFDEITDRNVVSWTAMISGYTRVGQMGDAILLFEETPQCVRDTPSWNSIIAGCTQNGLFSEAISFLRRMIVEEGMVQWNKPNDVTFACVLAACGHTGMLQLGKCIHGYVYRNSVHLNSLTLNALIDMYGKCGSLREARYLFDKANRGSLTCCNSMINCLALQGHWEGAIGVFKDMLQHGDDLKPDSVTFIGLLNACTHGGLVQEGLSYYDLMTRIYGITPEIEHYGCLVDLLGRAGRFEEIMEIVRNMHITPDAVIWGTLLNGCKIHGRIDLAEYALKNLISIDPNNGSYYSMLANLYGELGKWEEVRKIRKILNQQNAYKARGCSWIELDSQVHQFYSVDKSHPRMEEIYSVLEYLVDAH